In Streptomyces sp. NBC_01707, a genomic segment contains:
- a CDS encoding class I SAM-dependent RNA methyltransferase codes for MQNESTSSPAEDSQTGDSLIGEEYEVEVGPVAHGGHCIARTSEGQVLFVRHTLPGEKVIARITDGDKDSRFLRADAVTIIEPSKDRVEAPCPYAGPGKCGGCDWQHAKPGAQRRLKGEVIAEQLQRLAGLTPEEAGWDGTVMPAEGDKLPKGEVPAWRTRVQYAIDENGRAGLRKHRSHDVEPVEHCMIAAPGVSELGVEKRDWTGMASVEAITATGSNDRQVILTPKPGARLPLVELDKPVSVLRVDERDGGVHRVHGRGFVRERADDRTYRVGSGGFWQVHPQAANTLVRAVMQGLLPRKNDTALDLYCGVGLFAGAIGQRIGEKGAVLGIESGKRAVEDARHNLQDLDRVRIEHGKVEQILPRTGITECDLIVLDPPRAGAGKQTVKHLSGLGARRIAYVACDPAALARDLAYFREGGYKVRTLRAFDLFPMTHHVECVAILEPAEKGA; via the coding sequence ATGCAGAACGAATCCACCTCGTCGCCGGCCGAGGACTCGCAGACCGGGGACTCACTGATCGGCGAGGAGTACGAGGTCGAGGTGGGCCCCGTCGCACACGGCGGCCACTGCATCGCCCGTACCTCGGAGGGCCAGGTCCTCTTCGTACGGCACACGCTTCCCGGCGAGAAGGTCATCGCCCGGATCACCGACGGCGACAAGGACTCCCGCTTCCTGCGCGCCGACGCCGTCACGATCATCGAACCGTCCAAGGACCGCGTCGAGGCGCCCTGCCCGTACGCCGGCCCCGGCAAGTGCGGCGGCTGCGACTGGCAGCACGCCAAGCCCGGCGCCCAGCGTCGGCTCAAGGGCGAGGTCATCGCCGAACAGCTCCAGCGCCTCGCCGGGCTCACCCCCGAAGAGGCCGGCTGGGACGGCACGGTCATGCCGGCCGAGGGCGACAAGCTCCCGAAGGGCGAGGTGCCCGCCTGGCGCACCCGCGTCCAGTACGCCATCGACGAGAACGGCCGCGCCGGCCTGCGCAAGCACCGTTCGCACGACGTCGAGCCGGTCGAGCACTGCATGATCGCGGCGCCCGGCGTCTCGGAACTCGGCGTCGAGAAGCGCGACTGGACCGGCATGGCCTCGGTGGAAGCCATCACCGCCACCGGTTCCAACGACCGCCAGGTCATCCTCACGCCGAAGCCCGGCGCCCGGCTGCCGCTCGTCGAGCTCGACAAGCCCGTCTCCGTCCTGCGCGTCGACGAACGCGACGGCGGCGTCCACCGGGTCCACGGCCGCGGCTTCGTCCGCGAACGCGCCGACGACCGCACGTACCGCGTCGGCTCGGGCGGCTTCTGGCAGGTCCACCCGCAGGCCGCCAACACCCTCGTCCGCGCGGTCATGCAGGGCCTCCTGCCCCGCAAGAACGACACCGCCCTCGACCTCTACTGCGGCGTCGGCCTGTTCGCCGGCGCCATCGGTCAGCGCATCGGTGAGAAGGGCGCGGTCCTCGGTATCGAGTCCGGCAAGCGCGCCGTCGAGGACGCCCGCCACAACCTCCAGGACCTCGACCGGGTCCGCATCGAGCACGGCAAGGTCGAACAGATCCTGCCCCGCACCGGCATCACCGAGTGCGACCTGATCGTCCTCGACCCGCCGCGCGCGGGCGCGGGCAAGCAGACGGTGAAGCACCTCTCCGGCCTCGGCGCCCGCCGCATCGCCTACGTCGCCTGCGACCCGGCGGCACTCGCACGCGACCTGGCTTACTTCCGCGAGGGCGGCTACAAGGTGCGGACGCTGCGCGCGTTCGACCTGTTCCCGATGACGCATCACGTGGAGTGCGTGGCGATTCTGGAGCCTGCTGAGAAGGGCGCCTGA
- a CDS encoding APC family permease, with protein sequence MSKLTDVPKRILIGRALRSDKLGETLLPKRIALPVFASDPLSSVAYAPGEVLLVLSIAGVSAYHFSPWIAAAVVVLMFTVVASYRQNVHAYPSGGGDYEVATTNLGPKAGLTVASALLVDYVLTVAVSIASGVENLGSAVPFVVEHKTLCAITAIVLLTLMNLRGVKESGKLFAIPTYLFVAGVFVMIVWGAFRGLVLGDTMQAPTSDFEIKPEHQGLAGFALVFLLLRAFSSGCAALTGVEAISNGVPAFRKPKSKNAATTLAMMGLLAVTMFCGIIGLAMATDVKMAENPAKDLIHNGAAVGSSFVQDPVISQVAAAVFGDGSFLFIILAAATALVLFLAANTAYNGFPLLGSILAQDRYLPRQLHTRGDRLAFSNGIVLLAGAAILLTWIYGADSTRLIQLYIVGVFVSFTLSQTGMVRHWNRHLRTEKDPAKRRHMIRSRAINTFGAFFTGLVLVVVLATKFTHGAWVALLGMVIFYGTMTAIRKHYDRVAEEISADEAPSDDSMKPSRVHSIVLVSKLHRPTLRALAYAKLIRSDHLEALSISVDPADTKALKADWERRGINIPLKILDSPYREVTRPVIDYVKGLRRESPRDVVSVYIPEYVVGHWYEHLLHNQSALRLKGRLLFTPGVMVTSVPYQLESSEAAKKRARKRAEWNAPGSVRRGPVERRAKEPSSKS encoded by the coding sequence GTGTCCAAACTGACCGACGTGCCCAAACGGATCCTGATCGGCCGGGCCTTGCGCAGCGACAAGCTGGGGGAAACGCTCCTCCCCAAACGCATCGCCCTCCCCGTCTTCGCATCCGACCCGCTGTCCTCGGTGGCGTACGCACCAGGAGAAGTCCTCCTCGTGCTGTCCATCGCGGGCGTGTCGGCCTACCACTTCAGCCCGTGGATCGCGGCCGCTGTCGTGGTCCTGATGTTCACGGTCGTCGCCTCGTACCGGCAGAACGTGCACGCCTACCCGAGCGGCGGCGGCGACTACGAGGTCGCCACCACCAACCTCGGCCCCAAGGCCGGTCTGACCGTCGCCAGCGCCCTGCTGGTGGACTACGTCCTGACCGTCGCCGTGTCGATCGCCTCCGGCGTGGAGAACCTCGGCTCCGCGGTCCCGTTCGTCGTCGAGCACAAGACGCTCTGCGCGATCACGGCCATCGTGCTGCTGACCCTGATGAACCTGCGGGGCGTCAAGGAGTCCGGCAAGCTCTTCGCCATCCCCACCTATCTCTTCGTGGCCGGCGTCTTCGTCATGATCGTCTGGGGCGCGTTCCGCGGTCTCGTCCTCGGCGACACGATGCAAGCCCCGACGTCGGACTTCGAGATCAAGCCCGAGCACCAGGGCCTCGCCGGCTTCGCCCTCGTCTTCCTGCTGCTGCGGGCCTTCTCCTCCGGCTGTGCGGCGCTGACCGGCGTCGAGGCGATCAGCAACGGCGTGCCGGCCTTCCGCAAGCCGAAGAGCAAGAACGCCGCGACCACGCTCGCGATGATGGGTCTGCTCGCCGTCACGATGTTCTGCGGCATCATCGGCCTGGCCATGGCCACCGATGTGAAGATGGCGGAGAACCCGGCCAAGGACCTGATCCACAACGGCGCCGCCGTCGGTTCGAGCTTCGTCCAGGACCCGGTGATCTCCCAGGTGGCGGCCGCCGTCTTCGGCGACGGCTCGTTCCTCTTCATCATCCTCGCCGCGGCCACCGCACTCGTGCTCTTCCTGGCCGCCAACACCGCGTACAACGGCTTCCCGCTGCTCGGCTCGATCCTCGCCCAGGACCGGTACCTGCCCCGCCAGCTGCACACCCGCGGCGACCGGCTCGCCTTCTCCAACGGCATCGTGCTGCTGGCCGGCGCGGCCATCCTGCTCACCTGGATCTACGGCGCCGACTCGACCCGGCTGATCCAGCTGTACATCGTCGGCGTGTTCGTCTCCTTCACCCTCAGCCAGACCGGCATGGTCCGGCACTGGAACCGTCATCTGCGGACCGAGAAGGACCCGGCCAAGCGCCGCCACATGATCCGCTCCCGCGCGATCAACACCTTCGGCGCGTTCTTCACCGGCCTGGTGCTCGTCGTCGTACTCGCCACCAAGTTCACCCACGGCGCCTGGGTGGCGCTGCTCGGCATGGTGATCTTCTACGGGACGATGACGGCGATCCGAAAGCACTACGACCGCGTCGCCGAGGAGATCTCCGCCGACGAGGCCCCGTCCGACGACAGCATGAAGCCCTCCCGGGTCCACTCGATCGTTCTGGTCTCCAAGCTGCACCGGCCCACGCTGCGCGCACTGGCGTACGCCAAGCTGATCCGCTCCGACCATCTGGAGGCGCTGTCCATCAGCGTCGACCCGGCCGATACCAAGGCGCTCAAGGCGGACTGGGAGCGGCGCGGTATCAACATCCCGCTGAAGATCCTCGACTCCCCGTACCGCGAGGTGACCCGGCCGGTCATCGACTACGTGAAGGGCCTGCGCCGGGAGAGCCCGCGCGACGTGGTCAGTGTCTACATCCCGGAGTACGTGGTCGGGCACTGGTACGAGCATCTGCTGCACAACCAGAGCGCCCTGCGCCTCAAGGGGCGGCTGCTGTTCACCCCGGGTGTGATGGTGACCTCGGTCCCGTACCAGCTGGAGTCCTCCGAGGCCGCGAAGAAGCGCGCCAGGAAGCGTGCCGAATGGAACGCTCCCGGCTCGGTCCGGCGGGGTCCCGTGGAGCGCCGGGCCAAGGAGCCCAGCAGCAAGAGCTGA
- a CDS encoding TrkA family potassium uptake protein, with translation MHIVIMGCGRVGAALAQTLEQQGHTVAVIDQDPTAFRRLGSGFGGRRVTGVGFDQDTLREAGIEEAGAFAAVSSGDNSNIIAARVAREMFGIENVAARIYDPRRAEVYQRLGIPTVATVRWTADQMLRRLLPSGAEPLWRDPSGGVQLAEVHTTPSWIGHKISTLQEETGVRVAFLTRLGEAILPSSQTVLQEGDLVHVMMRTDEIAKVEEAFAEGPEEGGH, from the coding sequence GTGCACATCGTCATCATGGGCTGCGGGCGAGTAGGAGCCGCTCTCGCGCAGACCCTGGAGCAGCAGGGGCACACGGTCGCCGTGATCGACCAGGACCCCACGGCGTTCCGCCGTCTCGGGTCGGGGTTCGGTGGTCGGCGCGTCACCGGTGTCGGCTTCGACCAGGACACCCTCCGTGAGGCGGGTATCGAGGAGGCCGGCGCGTTCGCCGCGGTGAGCAGCGGCGACAACTCGAACATCATCGCCGCCCGGGTGGCCCGCGAGATGTTCGGCATCGAGAACGTCGCGGCGCGGATCTACGACCCGCGACGCGCCGAGGTCTACCAGCGCCTCGGCATCCCCACGGTCGCCACCGTGCGCTGGACGGCGGACCAGATGCTGCGGCGGCTGCTGCCCTCGGGCGCCGAGCCGCTGTGGCGCGACCCGAGCGGCGGTGTTCAGCTCGCCGAGGTGCACACCACCCCCTCCTGGATCGGGCACAAGATCAGCACGCTGCAGGAGGAGACGGGCGTCCGCGTGGCGTTCCTCACCCGATTGGGCGAAGCCATTCTGCCGTCGTCGCAGACGGTGCTGCAGGAGGGCGATCTGGTCCACGTGATGATGCGCACGGACGAGATCGCGAAGGTCGAGGAGGCCTTCGCCGAGGGTCCTGAGGAGGGCGGTCACTGA
- a CDS encoding TrkA family potassium uptake protein yields the protein MRVAIAGAGAVGRSIAGELLENGHEVLLVDKAPTAISVERVPMAEWLLADACEITSLDEAALQRCNVVIAATGDDKVNLVVSLLAKTEYGVPRVVARVNNPKNEWLFNESWGVDVAVSTPRLMSALVEEAVSVGDLVRLLRFSHGDANLVELTLPPESALAGTQVGDVAWPEDTSLVTIIRGTRVLTPGSEETLEAGDELLFVAAQAREEQLEDLLSVRREVADD from the coding sequence ATGCGTGTCGCGATTGCCGGGGCCGGCGCGGTGGGCCGCTCCATCGCCGGCGAGCTCCTGGAGAACGGCCACGAGGTGCTCCTCGTGGACAAGGCACCGACCGCCATTTCGGTGGAGCGGGTGCCCATGGCCGAGTGGCTGCTCGCGGATGCCTGCGAGATCACCTCGCTGGACGAGGCGGCGCTCCAGCGCTGCAACGTCGTGATCGCCGCGACCGGCGACGACAAGGTGAACCTGGTCGTCTCGCTGCTCGCGAAGACCGAGTACGGCGTACCGCGGGTCGTCGCCCGGGTCAACAATCCGAAGAACGAGTGGCTCTTCAACGAGTCCTGGGGTGTCGATGTCGCGGTGTCCACGCCGCGTCTGATGTCCGCCCTGGTCGAGGAGGCGGTGAGCGTCGGCGATCTGGTCCGGCTGCTGCGCTTCAGCCACGGCGACGCCAACCTGGTCGAACTGACGCTGCCCCCGGAGTCGGCCCTGGCCGGTACCCAGGTCGGCGATGTGGCGTGGCCCGAGGACACCTCTCTGGTCACCATCATCCGCGGTACGCGGGTGCTGACCCCGGGCTCGGAGGAGACGCTGGAGGCCGGTGACGAGCTGCTGTTCGTGGCCGCCCAGGCGCGCGAGGAGCAGCTGGAGGACCTGCTGTCGGTGCGTCGCGAGGTCGCCGACGACTGA